One stretch of Amycolatopsis sp. NBC_00345 DNA includes these proteins:
- a CDS encoding DUF1700 domain-containing protein, which produces MSTEKPTAVRVYLARVRTALADLPAGEVEEILEDVRPHLAEIEAELGQSARVEALIERLGTPESYAAELRSSGGYPLPPADGAGETATAVLKTAKGQSLFGARFALWGMVFCAAGLALFAFGAGVSVNAGALMGLLLLAPVFALSLWFLHRRGIAAVLALPEAVRVRDTIRKFREDRKGDRTLAYLGTLKPAWWVACAAVLVAFGLFLMLRHSYALLLLPFLIAAAVAVVWAGPRAPGDRRLLWIVVPVSAFVVGGGLGGVGAMIDRVGHYSYNSGTPSYVTSYASDDQYGNQQLRYGNEELKNVYAFDADGKPLTDVYLYDEQGRPITITRYGCEQDTGTEAKRGVDNRFPRPQLVQGTQDANGNLDGYNGYRGYCHEVTGVPFAAAIPKPVPAPATAPTGKPSGPPESPKPSGSAPVTPTSPAPPTR; this is translated from the coding sequence ATGAGTACGGAGAAGCCCACCGCCGTGCGGGTGTACCTGGCGAGGGTCCGCACCGCACTCGCCGACCTGCCCGCGGGGGAGGTCGAAGAGATCCTGGAGGACGTCCGGCCGCACCTGGCCGAGATCGAGGCGGAGCTGGGGCAGTCCGCGCGGGTCGAGGCGCTGATCGAGCGGCTGGGCACGCCGGAGAGCTACGCCGCCGAACTCCGGTCGTCCGGTGGTTACCCGCTGCCGCCCGCGGACGGGGCCGGCGAGACGGCGACCGCCGTGCTCAAGACCGCCAAGGGGCAGAGCCTGTTCGGGGCTCGATTCGCCTTGTGGGGCATGGTGTTCTGTGCCGCGGGGCTGGCGCTGTTCGCGTTCGGCGCGGGAGTGTCGGTCAACGCGGGCGCGCTGATGGGCCTGCTGCTCCTGGCGCCGGTGTTCGCGCTGAGCCTGTGGTTCCTCCACCGCCGGGGCATCGCGGCGGTGCTCGCGCTGCCCGAGGCGGTCCGGGTCCGCGACACGATCCGCAAGTTCCGCGAGGACCGCAAGGGCGACCGGACGCTCGCCTACCTCGGCACGCTCAAGCCCGCCTGGTGGGTGGCCTGCGCGGCGGTGCTGGTGGCGTTCGGGCTGTTCCTGATGCTGAGGCACTCGTACGCGCTGCTGTTGCTGCCGTTCCTGATCGCGGCCGCGGTCGCGGTGGTGTGGGCCGGCCCGCGCGCGCCCGGCGACCGGCGGCTGCTGTGGATCGTGGTGCCGGTGTCGGCGTTCGTGGTCGGCGGCGGGCTGGGCGGGGTCGGCGCGATGATCGACCGGGTCGGTCATTACTCGTACAACTCGGGTACACCGTCGTACGTCACGTCGTACGCCTCCGACGACCAGTACGGCAACCAGCAGCTGCGCTACGGCAACGAAGAGCTGAAGAACGTCTACGCGTTCGACGCCGACGGCAAGCCGCTCACCGACGTCTACCTCTACGACGAGCAGGGCCGCCCGATCACCATCACCCGCTACGGCTGCGAGCAGGACACGGGCACGGAGGCCAAGCGCGGCGTGGACAACCGCTTCCCGCGGCCGCAGCTGGTGCAGGGCACGCAGGACGCCAACGGCAACCTCGACGGCTACAACGGCTACCGCGGCTACTGCCACGAGGTAACCGGCGTCCCGTTCGCGGCGGCGATCCCGAAGCCGGTCCCCGCGCCGGCGACCGCTCCGACGGGCAAGCCGTCCGGCCCGCCGGAAAGCCCTAAGCCGAGCGGTTCGGCCCCGGTTACGCCGACGAGTCCTGCTCCGCCCACGCGGTAG
- a CDS encoding general stress protein, translating into MTEAFTQTTAGRAQARPQLPTMPTGWPIGSYESYEQAQRAVDHLASTDFPVTDVTIVGVQPMLVERIAGRMTWGKLLSSAAMSGAVFGLFLGLVLSLMNPGAGLIPILLGLVAGVGFNLLFGALGYAANRNKRGFTSQSQLVAQRYDVLSQPRNAEKGRALLADLSARSGLLH; encoded by the coding sequence ATGACTGAAGCATTCACGCAGACCACGGCGGGCCGGGCTCAGGCACGGCCGCAGCTCCCGACCATGCCGACGGGCTGGCCGATCGGCTCCTACGAGTCCTACGAGCAGGCACAGCGCGCGGTCGACCACCTCGCGAGCACGGACTTCCCGGTCACCGACGTGACGATCGTGGGCGTCCAGCCGATGCTCGTCGAGCGCATCGCGGGCCGGATGACCTGGGGCAAGCTGCTCAGCAGCGCGGCCATGTCCGGTGCGGTGTTCGGCCTGTTCCTCGGCCTGGTGCTGAGCCTGATGAACCCGGGCGCGGGCCTGATCCCGATCCTGCTGGGCCTGGTCGCCGGCGTCGGCTTCAACCTGCTGTTCGGCGCACTGGGCTACGCGGCGAACCGCAACAAGCGCGGTTTCACCTCGCAGAGCCAGCTGGTCGCGCAGCGCTACGACGTGCTGTCGCAGCCCCGTAACGCCGAGAAGGGCCGCGCCTTGCTCGCGGACCTGTCAGCTCGCTCGGGTCTGCTTCACTGA
- a CDS encoding glutamine synthetase family protein, with protein sequence MVSRRGFLTLEALRAQVEAGTIDTVLVAITDMQGRLQGKRCSAEYFLEEVVGHATEACNYLLAVDVDMNTVDGYAISSWESGYGDFVLRPDFATLRRVPWQEGTAMVLADVERVQGGPVAVSPRQVLRRQLDRLAERGLAAFVGTELEFIVFDDSYEAAWDKRYHDLKPANQYNVDYSMLGTARLEPLLRRIRNDMAGAGLYPESAKGECNLGQQEIAFRFADALTTCDNHSVYKNGAKEIAALEGKSLTFMAKYNEREGNSCHIHISLRSTEGNAVLAGGGDHGFAPLMEHFLAGQLAALRELTYFLAPNINSYKRFVPGSFAPTAVAWGTDNRTCALRVVGHGESLRVENRVPGGDVNPYLAVAALIAAGLHGIENELPLEPEFTGNAYSSAKPTVPTTLGEAAGLLATSEIARAAFGDDVVEHYLNAARIEREAFEKAVTDWERVRGFERL encoded by the coding sequence ATGGTAAGCAGGCGCGGCTTCCTCACCCTCGAGGCGCTCCGGGCGCAGGTCGAGGCGGGCACGATCGACACCGTGCTGGTGGCCATCACCGACATGCAGGGCCGGCTCCAGGGCAAGCGCTGCTCGGCCGAGTACTTCCTCGAAGAGGTGGTCGGCCACGCCACCGAGGCGTGCAACTACCTGCTCGCGGTGGACGTCGACATGAACACCGTCGACGGGTACGCGATCTCGTCGTGGGAGAGCGGCTACGGCGACTTCGTGCTCCGGCCCGACTTCGCCACGCTGCGCCGGGTGCCGTGGCAAGAGGGCACGGCGATGGTGCTCGCCGACGTCGAGCGCGTCCAGGGCGGCCCGGTCGCCGTCTCGCCGCGGCAGGTCCTGCGCCGCCAGCTCGACCGGCTCGCCGAGCGGGGGCTGGCCGCGTTCGTGGGCACCGAGCTGGAGTTCATCGTCTTCGACGACAGCTACGAGGCCGCGTGGGACAAGCGTTACCACGACCTCAAGCCCGCCAATCAGTACAACGTGGACTACTCGATGCTCGGCACCGCGCGCCTCGAGCCGCTGCTGCGCCGCATCCGCAACGACATGGCGGGCGCCGGGCTGTACCCGGAGTCGGCGAAGGGCGAGTGCAACCTCGGCCAGCAGGAGATCGCGTTCCGCTTCGCCGACGCGCTCACCACGTGCGACAACCACAGCGTCTACAAGAACGGCGCCAAGGAGATCGCCGCGCTGGAGGGCAAGAGCCTCACCTTCATGGCGAAGTACAACGAGCGCGAGGGCAACTCCTGCCACATCCACATCAGCCTGCGCTCGACCGAGGGCAACGCCGTGCTGGCGGGCGGCGGCGACCACGGCTTCGCGCCCCTGATGGAGCACTTCCTCGCCGGGCAGCTGGCCGCGCTGCGCGAGCTGACCTACTTCCTCGCCCCGAACATCAACTCCTACAAGCGGTTCGTGCCCGGCAGCTTCGCGCCGACGGCCGTCGCGTGGGGCACCGACAACCGCACGTGCGCGCTGCGCGTGGTGGGTCACGGCGAGTCGCTGCGGGTGGAGAACCGGGTACCGGGCGGGGACGTGAACCCGTACCTGGCAGTGGCCGCGCTGATCGCCGCCGGGCTGCACGGCATCGAGAACGAGCTGCCGCTGGAGCCGGAGTTCACCGGCAACGCCTACTCCTCGGCCAAGCCGACCGTGCCGACCACGCTGGGCGAGGCCGCCGGCCTGCTCGCGACCAGCGAGATCGCGCGCGCCGCGTTCGGCGACGACGTGGTGGAGCACTACCTGAACGCCGCCAGGATCGAACGGGAGGCGTTCGAGAAGGCCGTCACCGACTGGGAGCGGGTCCGTGGTTTCGAACGGCTCTGA
- a CDS encoding gamma-glutamyl-gamma-aminobutyrate hydrolase family protein, with amino-acid sequence MVSNGSDGAGAPVIGLTSYLERAKFLAWDTEAALLHQVYLDCVVAAGGIPVLLPPVSDAYDRLVSTVDGLVLTGGADVDPARYGQAPHEKTYTRPGRDAFEFGLLAAARRAHVPVLGVCRGLQVISVALGGTLAQHLPETLGDTAHQPAPAVFGPGTVSLTEGSRTAAILGPETKTLCYHHQAIDRLGDGLIATGHSADGTIEAAESPGEDFLLGVQWHPEQDTGDVRLFKALVEAAAVAAAEEEENE; translated from the coding sequence GTGGTTTCGAACGGCTCTGACGGCGCCGGCGCCCCGGTCATCGGCCTCACCTCGTACCTGGAGCGGGCGAAGTTCCTGGCCTGGGACACCGAGGCCGCGCTGCTGCACCAGGTGTACCTCGACTGCGTGGTGGCCGCGGGCGGCATTCCCGTGCTGCTGCCGCCGGTGAGCGACGCGTACGACCGGCTGGTATCCACTGTGGACGGTCTGGTGCTCACCGGCGGCGCCGACGTGGACCCGGCCCGGTACGGCCAGGCTCCACACGAGAAGACGTACACCCGGCCGGGCCGCGACGCCTTCGAGTTCGGCCTGCTCGCGGCCGCGCGCCGCGCGCACGTGCCGGTGCTCGGGGTGTGCCGCGGCCTGCAGGTGATCAGCGTCGCGCTCGGCGGGACGCTGGCCCAGCACCTGCCGGAGACCCTCGGGGACACGGCGCACCAGCCCGCGCCCGCGGTCTTCGGCCCCGGCACCGTCTCGCTCACCGAAGGCAGCCGTACGGCCGCGATCCTCGGGCCGGAGACGAAAACGCTGTGTTACCACCACCAGGCGATCGACCGGCTCGGTGACGGGCTGATCGCGACCGGGCACTCGGCCGACGGCACCATCGAGGCCGCCGAGTCGCCGGGCGAAGACTTCCTGCTCGGGGTCCAATGGCACCCGGAACAGGACACCGGCGACGTCCGGCTGTTCAAGGCACTGGTCGAGGCAGCAGCAGTAGCAGCAGCAGAAGAAGAGGAGAACGAATGA
- a CDS encoding aldehyde dehydrogenase family protein, with product MSTFDVINPATEQVVRSVALTSAEETDAAIARAQAAFPAWRDVAPGDRARLLRRFADAVEGDIENLAQLEVTNSGHTIGNARWEAGNVRDVLNYYSATPERLIGQQIPVPGGVNVTFHEPLGVVGVIVPWNFPMPIAGWGFAPALAAGNTVVLKPAELTPLTAMRLAELAREAGIPEDVFQVLPGKGSVVGQRFVEHPGVRKVVFTGSTEVGKQIMAGCSAQVKRVTLELGGKNANVVFADADLEKAAATAPYGVFDNAGQDCCARSLILVQATVYDRFMELLEPAVRGVVVGDPGDEKTEMGPLISAGHHAKVSSYVTGSTPVAFRGSAPDGPGFWFAPTVVTPQDLADPLAADEIFGPVVAVVPFTDEADAVRMANHTEYGLSGSIWTRDVGRAFRVARGVEAGNLSVNSHSSVRYWTPFGGFKQSGLGRELGPDAAAAFTETKNVFLNTL from the coding sequence ATGAGCACGTTCGACGTGATCAACCCCGCCACCGAGCAGGTGGTGCGGTCGGTCGCGCTGACGAGCGCCGAGGAGACCGACGCGGCGATCGCCAGGGCCCAGGCGGCCTTCCCGGCCTGGCGTGACGTCGCCCCCGGGGACCGGGCGCGGCTGCTGCGGCGGTTCGCCGACGCCGTCGAGGGCGACATCGAGAACCTCGCGCAGCTTGAGGTCACCAACTCCGGGCACACCATCGGCAACGCGCGGTGGGAGGCGGGCAACGTCCGCGACGTGCTGAACTACTACTCGGCCACGCCGGAACGCCTGATCGGGCAGCAGATCCCGGTGCCGGGCGGGGTGAACGTCACCTTCCACGAGCCGCTGGGCGTGGTCGGCGTGATCGTGCCGTGGAACTTCCCGATGCCGATCGCGGGCTGGGGTTTCGCGCCCGCGCTCGCCGCGGGCAACACCGTGGTGCTCAAGCCCGCCGAGCTGACCCCGCTGACGGCGATGCGGCTGGCCGAGCTGGCCCGCGAGGCCGGTATCCCCGAGGACGTCTTCCAGGTGCTGCCCGGCAAGGGCTCCGTGGTGGGACAGCGATTCGTCGAGCACCCGGGCGTGCGCAAGGTCGTGTTCACCGGCTCCACCGAGGTCGGCAAGCAGATCATGGCGGGCTGCTCGGCGCAGGTGAAACGGGTGACGCTGGAGCTGGGCGGGAAGAACGCGAACGTCGTGTTCGCCGACGCCGACCTGGAGAAGGCCGCCGCGACCGCGCCGTACGGGGTGTTCGACAACGCCGGCCAGGACTGCTGCGCCCGCTCCCTGATCCTCGTCCAGGCGACCGTGTACGACCGGTTCATGGAGCTGCTCGAACCCGCGGTGCGCGGCGTGGTCGTCGGCGATCCGGGCGACGAGAAGACCGAGATGGGCCCGCTGATCTCGGCCGGGCACCACGCGAAGGTCTCCTCCTACGTCACCGGCAGCACCCCGGTCGCCTTCCGCGGCAGCGCGCCGGACGGGCCGGGGTTCTGGTTCGCGCCGACCGTCGTCACCCCGCAGGACCTGGCCGACCCGCTGGCCGCGGACGAGATCTTCGGCCCGGTGGTCGCCGTGGTCCCGTTCACCGACGAGGCCGACGCCGTCCGGATGGCGAACCACACCGAGTACGGCCTGTCCGGCTCGATCTGGACCCGCGACGTCGGGCGCGCGTTCCGCGTCGCGCGCGGGGTCGAGGCCGGGAACCTGTCGGTGAACTCGCACTCGTCGGTGCGGTACTGGACGCCGTTCGGCGGGTTCAAGCAGTCCGGCCTCGGCCGTGAGCTGGGCCCGGACGCCGCGGCCGCGTTCACCGAGACCAAGAACGTTTTCCTGAACACGCTTTAG
- a CDS encoding 3-oxoacyl-ACP reductase: MVQRFEGRVAVITGGASGIGLASARRLASEGAKIVIGDLTPEQGKAAADEVGGLFVPTDVTDAEQVEALFATTVEQFGSVDVAFNNAGISPPEDDSILTTGIEAWERVQRVNLTSVYLCCKAALPHMRRQGKGSIINTASFVAVMGAATSQISYTASKGGVLAMSRELGVQFARENIRVNALCPGPVNTPLLKELFAKDPERAARRLVHVPVGRFAEPEEIAAAVAFLASDDASFITASQFLVDGGISGAYVTPL; the protein is encoded by the coding sequence ATGGTGCAGCGTTTCGAAGGCCGCGTCGCGGTGATCACCGGCGGCGCGAGCGGCATCGGCCTCGCCTCGGCCCGGCGGCTGGCGAGCGAGGGCGCGAAGATCGTGATCGGCGACCTCACGCCGGAGCAGGGCAAGGCGGCGGCGGACGAGGTCGGCGGCCTGTTCGTGCCGACCGACGTCACCGACGCCGAGCAGGTCGAGGCCCTGTTCGCCACGACCGTCGAGCAGTTCGGCTCGGTCGACGTCGCGTTCAACAACGCCGGCATCTCGCCGCCGGAGGACGACTCGATCCTCACCACCGGCATCGAGGCCTGGGAGCGGGTCCAGCGGGTCAACCTGACCTCGGTGTACCTGTGCTGCAAGGCCGCGCTGCCCCATATGCGGCGCCAGGGCAAGGGGTCGATCATCAACACCGCGTCGTTCGTCGCCGTGATGGGCGCCGCGACCTCGCAGATCTCCTACACCGCCTCCAAGGGCGGGGTGCTCGCGATGAGCCGTGAGCTGGGAGTCCAGTTCGCGCGGGAGAACATCCGCGTCAACGCGCTGTGCCCCGGCCCGGTGAACACCCCGCTGCTCAAGGAGCTGTTCGCGAAGGACCCGGAGCGCGCGGCCCGTCGCCTGGTGCACGTGCCCGTCGGCCGGTTCGCCGAGCCCGAGGAGATCGCGGCCGCCGTGGCCTTCCTGGCCAGCGACGACGCCAGCTTCATCACCGCTTCGCAGTTCCTGGTGGACGGCGGGATCTCGGGCGCCTACGTCACGCCGCTGTAA
- the gcvP gene encoding aminomethyl-transferring glycine dehydrogenase: MTSTPFDARHIGPAEAERAKMLAETGHGSLDALVEAAVPSAIRATRDLDLPAAATEEEATAELRALAALNRPMTQMIGLGYSDTVTPGVIRRNVLENPAWYTAYTPYQPEISQGRLEALLNFQTMVADLTGLATANASLLDESTAVAEAMTLMRRASKAKSNVVVLDAECLPQTIAVVRTRAAALGIDVQVRDLLTGLPEEFFGVVVQYPGASGVLRGRGFYHAVSEAAKAAGALYTVAADLLALTLITSPGEFGADVAAGSTQRFGVPLGYGGPHAGYMAVRAGLERSLPGRLVGVSVDADGNSAYRLALQTREQHIRREKATSNICTAQVLPAVLAAMYAVYHGPDGLQAIANRVHGLAAGFADALRAGGVEVVHESFFDTVVAHVPGRAAEVHAAAREAGINLGHVDADHVRVACDELTRPDTLAKVLRAFGVDSEWAAATALPNGIVRESGFMGHEVFSTHRSETAMLRYLRRLSDQDYALDRGMIPLGSCTMKLNATAEMEPISWPEFAGIHPFAPAEDAGGYHVLVEQLSTWLAEVTGYDKVSLQPNAGSQGELAGLLAIRGYHHANGQPEREVCLIPSSAHGTNAASAVLAGMRVVVVKCTDEGNVDLTDLQAKVDAHRETLAAIMVTYPSTHGVYEHGIERLAKIVHDGGGQVYVDGANLNALLGLAKPGEFGGDVSHLNLHKTFCIPHGGGGPGVGPVAVRAHLAPYLPNHPLLDQAGPATGVGPISGAPYGSASILPISWAYVRMMGGPGLTTATKVAVLAANYVASRLSPHFPVLYTGQDGLVAHECILDLRGITKETGVTVDDVAKRLIDYGFHAPTMSFPVAGTLMVEPTESEDLGEIDRFCAAMIAIRGEIDQVAAGRWTAETSPLRGAPHTAEALVGEWDADYDRELAVYPAGVSRKNKYWPPVRRIDGARGDRNLVCSCPPLNAYEG, encoded by the coding sequence ATCACCTCCACCCCCTTCGACGCCCGCCACATCGGCCCCGCCGAGGCCGAGCGGGCCAAGATGCTCGCCGAAACCGGGCACGGAAGCCTGGACGCCCTCGTCGAGGCGGCGGTGCCGTCGGCCATCCGCGCCACCCGTGACCTGGACCTGCCCGCGGCCGCCACCGAGGAAGAGGCCACCGCGGAGCTGCGCGCGCTGGCGGCGCTCAACCGCCCGATGACGCAGATGATCGGCCTCGGCTACTCCGACACCGTCACCCCGGGCGTGATCCGCCGCAACGTGCTGGAGAACCCGGCCTGGTACACCGCGTACACGCCGTACCAGCCGGAGATCTCGCAGGGACGGCTCGAAGCGCTGCTGAACTTCCAGACCATGGTCGCCGACCTCACCGGCCTGGCCACCGCGAACGCGTCGCTGCTGGACGAGTCGACCGCCGTCGCCGAGGCCATGACGTTGATGCGCCGGGCTTCGAAGGCCAAGTCGAACGTCGTCGTGCTCGACGCCGAGTGCCTGCCGCAGACGATCGCGGTGGTGCGCACGCGCGCCGCGGCGCTGGGCATCGACGTGCAGGTGCGCGACCTGCTGACCGGGCTGCCGGAGGAGTTCTTCGGGGTCGTCGTGCAGTACCCGGGCGCGTCCGGTGTGCTGCGGGGACGCGGTTTCTACCACGCCGTTTCCGAGGCCGCGAAGGCCGCGGGCGCGTTGTACACAGTGGCCGCGGACCTGCTGGCGCTCACCCTCATCACGTCGCCGGGCGAGTTCGGCGCCGACGTCGCGGCCGGCTCGACGCAGCGGTTCGGCGTGCCGCTCGGCTACGGCGGCCCGCACGCCGGGTACATGGCCGTCCGCGCCGGGCTGGAGCGCTCGCTGCCCGGCCGCCTCGTGGGCGTCTCGGTGGACGCCGACGGAAACTCCGCGTACCGGCTCGCGCTGCAGACGCGTGAGCAGCACATCCGTCGTGAGAAGGCGACGTCCAACATCTGTACCGCGCAGGTGCTGCCGGCGGTGCTCGCCGCGATGTACGCGGTTTACCACGGCCCGGACGGCTTGCAGGCCATCGCGAACCGCGTGCACGGACTGGCCGCCGGCTTCGCGGACGCGCTGCGCGCCGGCGGGGTCGAGGTCGTGCACGAATCGTTCTTCGACACGGTCGTGGCGCACGTCCCGGGCCGCGCCGCGGAGGTCCACGCCGCCGCGCGCGAGGCCGGGATCAACCTCGGCCACGTCGACGCCGACCACGTGCGCGTCGCCTGCGATGAGCTGACTCGCCCGGACACACTCGCGAAGGTGCTCCGCGCGTTCGGCGTGGACAGCGAGTGGGCCGCGGCCACCGCGCTGCCGAACGGCATCGTGCGCGAGAGCGGCTTCATGGGCCACGAGGTGTTCAGCACCCACCGCTCCGAGACGGCGATGCTGCGTTACCTGCGCCGGCTGTCCGATCAGGACTACGCGCTCGACCGCGGCATGATCCCGCTCGGCTCGTGCACGATGAAGCTCAACGCCACCGCGGAGATGGAGCCGATCAGCTGGCCCGAGTTCGCGGGCATCCACCCGTTCGCGCCCGCCGAGGACGCCGGGGGCTACCACGTGCTCGTCGAGCAGCTTTCGACCTGGCTCGCCGAGGTGACCGGCTACGACAAGGTGTCGCTGCAGCCGAACGCGGGCAGCCAGGGTGAGCTGGCGGGCCTGCTCGCCATCCGCGGTTACCACCACGCGAACGGCCAGCCCGAGCGCGAGGTCTGCCTGATCCCGTCGTCCGCGCACGGCACGAACGCCGCTTCGGCGGTGCTCGCGGGCATGCGCGTGGTCGTGGTCAAGTGCACCGACGAGGGCAACGTGGACCTGACCGACCTGCAGGCCAAGGTGGACGCCCACCGCGAAACGCTCGCGGCGATCATGGTCACCTACCCGTCCACGCACGGCGTTTACGAGCACGGCATCGAGCGGCTCGCGAAGATCGTGCACGACGGCGGCGGCCAGGTCTACGTCGACGGCGCCAACCTGAACGCGTTGCTGGGCCTGGCGAAGCCGGGTGAGTTCGGCGGCGACGTCTCGCACCTGAACCTGCACAAGACGTTCTGCATCCCGCACGGCGGCGGCGGCCCCGGCGTCGGCCCGGTCGCGGTGCGCGCGCACCTCGCGCCGTACCTGCCGAACCACCCGCTGCTGGACCAGGCGGGCCCGGCCACCGGCGTCGGCCCGATCAGCGGCGCGCCCTACGGCTCGGCGTCGATCCTGCCGATCTCCTGGGCCTACGTCCGGATGATGGGCGGCCCCGGCCTGACCACGGCCACCAAGGTCGCGGTGCTCGCCGCGAACTACGTCGCCTCGCGCCTCTCGCCGCACTTCCCGGTGCTCTACACCGGACAGGACGGCCTGGTCGCGCACGAGTGCATCCTCGACCTGCGCGGCATCACCAAGGAGACCGGCGTGACGGTCGACGACGTCGCGAAGCGGCTCATCGACTACGGCTTCCACGCGCCGACCATGTCGTTCCCGGTCGCCGGCACGCTGATGGTCGAGCCCACCGAGAGCGAGGACCTCGGCGAGATCGACCGGTTCTGCGCGGCGATGATCGCCATCCGCGGCGAGATCGACCAGGTCGCCGCCGGCCGGTGGACCGCCGAGACCAGCCCGCTGCGCGGCGCCCCGCACACCGCGGAGGCGCTGGTCGGCGAGTGGGACGCGGACTACGACCGCGAGCTGGCGGTGTACCCGGCCGGGGTGTCGCGCAAGAACAAGTACTGGCCGCCGGTCCGCCGCATCGACGGCGCGCGCGGCGACCGCAACCTCGTCTGCTCCTGCCCGCCCCTCAACGCTTACGAAGGCTGA
- the gcvT gene encoding glycine cleavage system aminomethyltransferase GcvT gives MSKETSLHGVHKGLGALFTDFAGWSMPVRYSSELAEHKAVREAAGLFDLSHMAEIHVRGKQAADVLDFALVGNLSGVKPGRARYTMICDADGGVLDDLVVYRLADEEYLVVANAGNADVVAAALAERVAGFDAVVDNRSEDTALLAVQGPKAVEILGAVTDADLGALKYYASVPAVVKGHNVLLARTGYTGEDGFELYVPAAEAPSVWRILTEAGEPHGLVPAGLACRDTLRLEAGMPLYGNELSLQLSPFEAGLGRVVKFEKPGDFVGRAALEELAKADVPRVRVGLRGAGRRAPRHGYRLLDGDTEIGEVTSGALSPTLGYPIAMAYVDRAYTEPGTKLSVDIRGRIEPVEVVALPFYSRA, from the coding sequence GTGTCGAAAGAGACTTCCCTGCACGGGGTCCACAAGGGACTCGGTGCCCTGTTCACCGACTTCGCGGGCTGGTCGATGCCCGTGCGTTACAGCAGCGAACTGGCCGAGCACAAGGCCGTCCGTGAGGCGGCGGGCCTGTTCGACCTGTCGCACATGGCCGAGATCCACGTCCGCGGCAAGCAGGCCGCGGACGTGCTCGACTTCGCGCTGGTCGGAAACCTGTCCGGGGTCAAGCCGGGCCGGGCGCGGTACACGATGATCTGCGACGCCGACGGTGGTGTGCTGGACGACCTGGTCGTCTACCGGCTGGCGGACGAGGAGTACCTGGTGGTCGCCAACGCCGGCAACGCCGACGTGGTCGCGGCGGCGCTGGCCGAGCGCGTGGCCGGGTTCGACGCCGTGGTGGACAACCGTTCCGAGGACACCGCGCTGCTCGCCGTCCAGGGCCCGAAGGCCGTGGAGATCCTCGGCGCGGTGACGGACGCGGACCTGGGCGCGCTGAAGTACTACGCCAGCGTCCCGGCCGTGGTGAAGGGGCACAACGTGCTCCTGGCCCGCACCGGCTACACCGGCGAGGACGGCTTCGAGCTGTACGTGCCGGCCGCCGAGGCGCCGTCGGTGTGGCGGATCCTGACCGAGGCGGGGGAGCCGCACGGGCTGGTCCCGGCCGGGCTGGCCTGCCGCGACACCCTGCGTCTCGAAGCCGGAATGCCGTTGTACGGCAACGAACTCAGCCTCCAGCTGAGCCCGTTCGAGGCCGGCCTCGGCCGCGTGGTGAAGTTCGAGAAGCCGGGTGACTTCGTCGGCCGCGCCGCGTTGGAGGAGCTGGCCAAGGCGGACGTGCCGCGCGTGCGTGTCGGACTGCGTGGTGCCGGGCGGCGCGCGCCTCGCCACGGTTACCGTTTGCTGGACGGTGACACCGAGATTGGCGAGGTGACCAGTGGCGCGCTGTCGCCGACGCTGGGGTACCCGATCGCCATGGCGTACGTCGATCGGGCGTACACCGAGCCTGGCACGAAGCTTTCCGTCGACATCAGGGGCAGGATCGAGCCCGTCGAGGTCGTAGCCCTGCCCTTCTACTCCCGAGCCTGA
- the gcvH gene encoding glycine cleavage system protein GcvH: MSIPQNLSYTKEHEWLSVVDGVATVGITAFAAESLGDIVFVQLPAAGATITAGEVFGEVESTKSVSELYSPVSGEVVEVNETTSDTPEVINSDPYTEGWLLKVRLTGDTPELLDAAAYAALTQEN, translated from the coding sequence GTGAGCATCCCCCAGAACCTGTCCTACACCAAGGAACACGAGTGGCTGTCGGTCGTCGACGGCGTGGCCACCGTGGGCATCACCGCCTTCGCGGCGGAGTCGCTCGGCGACATCGTGTTCGTGCAGCTGCCGGCCGCGGGCGCCACGATCACCGCGGGCGAGGTGTTCGGCGAGGTCGAGTCGACCAAGTCGGTCAGTGAGCTGTACTCGCCGGTGAGCGGCGAGGTCGTCGAGGTGAACGAGACCACATCGGACACCCCCGAGGTGATCAACTCCGACCCTTACACCGAAGGATGGCTCCTGAAGGTCCGGCTGACCGGGGACACGCCCGAGCTGCTCGACGCCGCCGCCTACGCCGCGCTCACCCAGGAGAACTGA